A region from the Vicia villosa cultivar HV-30 ecotype Madison, WI linkage group LG3, Vvil1.0, whole genome shotgun sequence genome encodes:
- the LOC131658248 gene encoding secreted RxLR effector protein 161-like — MDDSIFIYQSKYAKKIVKKFWMENARHKRTHAPTHMNLSKDKYGVVVDQSLYRSMIGSLLYLTSSRPDITFAVNVCARYQADPKTSHINQVKIIFKYINGTSDYIMLYSHGSGSMLVGYCDADWAGSADDRKSTFGGCFFLGNNIISWFSKKQKCVSLSTAEVEHIIVESSCSQLMWMKQMLKE, encoded by the coding sequence ATGGATGACTCCATTTTCATCTATCAAAGCAAGTATGCCAAGAAGATAGTGAAGAAGTTTTGGATGGAGAATGCAAGGCATAAGAGGACACATGCTCCTACTCATATGAATTTATCAAAGGATAAATATGGTGTCGTTGTTGATCAAAGTTTATACAGAAGTATGATTGGAAGCTTGTTATATCTTACATCTAGCCGACCTGATATCACATTTGCTGTAAATGTATGTGCAAGGTATCAAGCTGATCCAAAAACCAGTCACATCAATCaagtgaaaataatttttaagtaCATCAATGGTACAAGTGACTACATAATGTTATACTCTCATGGTTCAGGTTCTATGCTTGTAGGGtattgtgatgcagattgggctggTAGTGCGGATGATAGAAAAAGCACGTTTGGTGGATGTTTCTTTTTGGGAAACAATATCATTTCTTGGTTTAGTAAGAAGCAAAAATGTGTCTCGCTGTCTACTGCTGAAGTTGAGCATATTATAGTTGAAAGTAGCTGTTCACAACTCatgtggatgaaacaaatgttgaaGGAATAA